DNA sequence from the Pseudomonas tritici genome:
TTCGATCACATGGGGCTCGCACACATCGCCGCCGGTAAGCAGGTGCGTCAGGCCCAGCGGTTGATCGAGCGGCAGAATGCTCAGCAGCGCAGGCGGCAGGAAGGCGTGGGTGACGCGCTGCCGTTGAAGCAGATCCAGCAGTTGCTGAGGGTCCTGTCGTTGCTCTGCGCTGGGGACAATCAACTCGGCCCCTGCTAACAAGCTGGGGAAAATATCGATCAGCGAAGCGTCAACGCTCAATGGCGAAAATTGCAGGACGCGGCTCAGCTCATCCAGGCTCATACAGGACCTGAACCAGGCCGTGAAATGCGCCAGGTTGGTCTGGCTGAGCAGCACACCCTTGGGTTGACCGGTGGTGCCTGATGTAAAGAGCGTCATGCAAGGACCGTCGGGGCGCGGGCGAGTCTGCACCAACGGACGCATGACGTCGGCGCTCCGCGGGTCGACCTTGCTGACATCCAGTGCAGTGAAGCGTCCCCGCAAGGGATGCTGACCCGCGTCAAGCAATACCCTGGCTTGCGCGCTCTCAAGCATGGCCTGATGGCGTTGAACCGGGTGGTCCGGACCCAGCGGCAGATACACGGCTGCGCAGCCCATCACCGCAAGAATGCTGGCGTACAACTCGATGGATTTTTCCAGGCACACGCCGACCACCGTTGGCGCCTGCCCAGTCGCCAGCAACGGCTGTAGTTGTTGCTGGATCGCCAAGGCGTGAAGCTGCAATTGACGATAGATCACTGTGTTGCCGGCGATGTTCAGCGCCGGCCGATCGGCGAAGGTGCGAAGGCTGGCCTGCAACTGTTCGATCACGGGCACCTGGGCTTCCCGCATGACAACAGGGTCTTCTGTGCGGTTGAATCGATGGACAAATGCCAGCGCGTCAAGCGCGTCCAAGCCTTGCTCGGGCCATTCATTGGCGGCCGCGTGCACAGAGAAATATCCAGTGTCCCGCGAGAATCCACTCACGTGCAGCGCGACCCACTCCACCAAGGCATGGGTTACCTGCTGGCGCAGCCGTTGGCCGTTGCCACTGGGTTCTTCGGTGATGCCAAGCACAGCCGATAATCGCCCGTTGGGCCCATAGGCGCGCAGTTGCAGCGCGGGTAGCCCGCATTCGGTTACCGGGCCAACACCCAGGCGCAGGCTGAACACCGGGAGTTGATCTGCTGGGTCCCGCAGCGACTGACTGCCGTCATCGATCAACAAGTCGATGCCTTCATCACTCAAGGCATGCCCATACTGTTCCAGCGCTTGCCTGATGGCGCCCAAGGCGCTGCTGGTGCCAGCAAACCCGATGGTCAGGCGCCTCATGTCAGCCTCCCGGACACCGGCAAGTAATTGCCCAACGCTTGCGCCACACTCGGCGTTTGCAGCAAGCCGCTGTGTTGCAGGAAACCCAGAATGTTGTCCATCAGCGGGTGCCGACGGGTGATCGGGAACGCCAGTGCCGTCACTTCATCGCGCAATGCGCTGCGCAGGCCTTCGCTGGCATCGAGGTGTTCGATCAAGTGCAGGTCGAAGTTTTTTTGCAGGTCGTTCGTCAGGTACTGAGCCAGGAATATCGGCAGCACCTGAGCGATGCTGTCGCGGTCTTCCGCGCTCGCCGTGTGCCAATACAGGCGTACGAGCCGTGTCCAGAATTGCGCATGGCGGCCCTCATCAAACAGGTGATCGGCCATCAAGCCACGGATCGACGCTTTAACACTGGTGTCCTTGGCGAACGCCGCCACATCGTGGGTCACGGTGTTTTCGGCAATGGCCACGCCAATCAGTGCTATTGCATCGCGCAGGTGGGCTGGCGCCTTGGCCTGGGCCGCAGGCAACGCACGGCTCAATTCAATTTCCCTTGGCGGTTGCAACGGTTGTATGCCGGTCATGGCTACGGTTTGCTGCAGGAAATCCAACGCAACCAGTGCGTGGTAGTCCTCGTCCACGACAACGGTCATCGCATCTACGCGGCAGGCAAGCGGGAAGGGCACCGAGAAGCGATTCTTGGCAATGCTGCGCGCAGTCTTGTCGACGATCTCAGTCTCGAAGATCACCACGTCGTTGATGAATTTGTAGAAGCTTTGCACCAGCACGAAATCGCGCCATTGCGGGCAGTGTTCGAGGAAGGTTGCACAGAGCACCAAGGGCTGGCGGCACATCGGGTAGATGAGCTTGTCATCGTCTTCCAGCAAACGGCGAGGGCGTGTGCGGATGGTTGCGCGGCGCTCCCAGTCGTCGGCAATGGCGTGGTAGTCGGCTGCGCTCATGGGTGCACCTCCAGCAGCGAGGCCTGAACCTCATCCCAGAATGCAATACGGCTTTGCACGGCCGCGAGGGCGGCATTGTTGGCCTGTTGCGGGTACGCCGGGTCTGCACTGACAAGGTGTTGGAGCAACTGCTCTGCTGCTGGGCCATGATCCTGGGCGTCCAATTCGATGTGACGCTTGAGGTAAGCGCACAGTGTCGGCGCGTGGCGATGGATAAGCTCATCAGATTGCAGGATGCGCTCGAATATCGTCGGGATGACATGCTCGCGACCGTGCAGGAATGTTGCCGCCACACAATGGGTAGGCGCGTTCAGCGCGAGATGCAATGTGTCGCTGACGAAGCGGGCCACGCCGGGAAGAATCTCTACCTCACGCAAGGCGGCAGTCGCTTCCATGCCTTGGCGTTGCAGCGCAACAAAGCGTTTGATCGGCGAGGTGCTGGCGCCCACTTCGGCCATGGCCTCCAGATAGAGTTCGAAGTGGCTGCAATAGCCTCCCTCGGGATGCTCGTCTGACTCCTCACTCAGCACGACCTCATTGATCAGGCGCGCGGCTTGCGTGTCGGCAGGTGGCAGCCAGGGCAGACGCGTGCAGGTCAGGTCCCGTTGCAGACGTTTGGCGAGGGTCATGAAGTCCCAGACGGCAAATATGTGGCTTTCCATAAAAAGTTGTAACTTGCGCAGGGAAGTTATTTCTGGAAATAACGAATGGCTGCATAACTGCAATTTTGCTGTTTCAAGTAACGGTTGATGCATGGTTGGTGCCTATAAGTTATTGCGTCTGCTGTGAAAAAACAGCGATGAGTTCTTGTAGTTGGCAAGAGGTGAATAGGTATGGACCAGCCGTACGCGTGCAAGGCGCTTCTAATGAGGCGACTGCAGCATCGAGTGAAGTGTCTGGTTTAGTAATAAAAGATGATAAGCGGGTTAAACAATTTGGCGAGCATACAAATGTGTTAGAAGTTTTTCTAAATAATATGGGCTGTAAGTTAGTGTCTTTATTGAAAGTGGGAAGTTTCGTGGGGCGGGGTACTAACCGTTAGTTAGGGAACCCCGCAACACTGCAAGATCGAGACAGGAAAGCTGGAAGGCTTATTACGTGCCTTTTTTGTCGCCGGCATCCAGGCCATTGAGGTATGCCGTGATTACCTCCATGCCTCGCATCAAGTGATTGCGCAGCGTCAGGATGCTTTCTTCGATTTTTTTCTGTGCCACCAGGCTCAGCAGTTCGCGGTGATCCTCCTGGGACGTCTGGCCCAACCCCATGGCCTCAAGGTTGTAACGCAGGAAACGTTCTTCCTCGTTCAAACCGTGCTCCACCAATTTGAGCAGCCGCTGGTTCGGGGCCTTGCCATACAAGGCCATGTGAAACAGCCGGTTGAGGCGACCAATCTCGGTGTAGTCTTTTTCCTGCTCCAAGGCGACGATGATGGCGTCCGCCTCGGCGATATCGGTTTCGGTGAGCAAAGGGATGGACGAGCGCAGCGCTTCAGACTCCAGCAGCATCCGCAGTTCATAGGTTTCGGCCGAATTATCCTCGATCAAGGGTGCGACGACAGCACCCTTGTGGGTCACCACATGCAGCAGTGACTGGGCTTCCAGCTGGCGCAAGGCTTCGCGCACCGGCATGCGGCTGACCCCGAACAGGCTGGCCAATTCCTGTTGGCGCATGGCGGTACCGCAGGGCAACCGACCGTCCAAGATGGCGTTGCGCAAGGTTTCTTCAATCACGGAGCGAGCGAGATGGGCGGGGATCGTTCCGCTGATCTTGATGCTGTTCAAAGGGGTCGGCTTCTGCGTCACGGTTACGTTATGCTCCTTATTAGAATGGGCATGGCTAATTGGATCCAATGCACACTAGAGACTGACCATAGGCTTGTCAAACGCGCACAGTTTCGGCTTGTAAGCGCTTCAACATAACGCTCTGAGCACCCACAGCCAGCCTCTATCGGGTCTTACGCATTCAGGTTCAACTCGCCTGCTATCGAGCGGGAAATTGCAGTACAGGCAGCTAAGCGCTCGTCACTTCGACACTGCAGTTTATTCCCTTGGCGCCAAGCGCGCGGGGTTTGGTCACCACATTCCCGTATATCGATATTCACTAACGGTATTTAAAATGCCGTTCTTATATCTATAAAGTCATTTCCCTGTCTGACCGGGAGTGACCTCATGTCCGCCACCTCTACTGTTCCAACAGCGACCGCAACCGCCCAAACGTTCGAGATTCGTCCATTTCCCGGTAGCGTTGGCGCCGAGATCATCGGCCTGGACCTGTCGCGCCCGGTCAACGATCAGGATTTCTCGCGTATTCACCGTGCGCACCTGGACCATCACGTCGTGGTGTTTCGCGATCAGCGCATCACCCCCCAACAACAGATCGCCTTCAGCCGTCGCTTTGGCGTGTTGCAAATCCATGTGCTCAAACAGTTCTTGCTGGCTGACCATCCGGAAATCCTGATCGTCTCCAACATTATCGAAAACGGCCAATCCATCGGCCTGGGGGATGCGGGCAAGTTCTGGCATTCAGACCTGTCCTACAAGGAGCTGCCCAGCCTGGGCTCGATGCTTCACGCCCAAGAGTTGCCTTCAGAAGGCGGCGACACCTTGTTTGCTGACATGCACAAAGCCTGGGACCAATTGCCGGAACACCTGCGCAAAGCCGTCGAAGGCCGCAGCGCCGCCCATTCCTACACGGCGCGTTACAGCGAAACCAAATTCGAAGGCAACTGGCGTCCCACGTTGACCCCTGAGCAGCTGGCCCAAGTTGCGGAAGTCGTACACCCCATCGTGCGCACCCACCCGGAAACCGGCCGCAAGGCGCTGTTCGTCAGTGAAGGTTTCACCACCCGTATCGTCGGCCTGCCGGAAGACGAAAGCCGCGACCTGCTGGCCCAGCTCTACGCCCACAGCGTGCTGCCCCACAACATCTACCGCCACCAATGGCAGCCCCACGACCTGGTGTTTTGGGACAACCGCTCGCTGATCCACCTGGCCGCCGGGTGCCCGAGCCACCTGCGCCGCAAGCTGTTTCGCACCACCATCCAGGGCGACGCGCCTTTCTGATACGGAGCATGACCATGTCCAGGAAACTTCCATTTGCACGGCTGGCCGCGACCGTCGGTCTGGGCGTCAGCCTGCTGGCTGGCGGCCTTGTTGCACCGGCTGCTGCGCAGGCTGAAGGCGAGATCCGCATCGCCGAGCAGTTCGGCATCGTTTACCTGTTGCTCAATGTGGTTCGTGATCAGAACCTGATCGAAAAATACGGTAAGCAGGAAGGTATCGACATCAAGGTCGACTGGACCCAATTGTCCGGTGGTGCAGCCGTCAATGATGCATTGCTCTCCGGCTCCATCGATATCGCGGGTGCCGGTGTCGGCCCGCTGTTGACCATCTGGGACCGCACCCACGGCAAGCAGAACGTCAAGGCGGTCGCTTCCCTGGGCAACTTTCCGTACTACCTGGTGAGCAACAATCCCCAGGTCAAGACCATTGCCGATTTCACCGAAAAAGATCGCATCGCTGTACCGGCAGTAGGCGTGTCGGTGCAATCGCGCTTCCTGCAATACGCCGCCGCCAAACAATGGGGCGATAAAGCATTCAATCGCCTCGACAAGTACACCGTCGCTGTCCCGCACCCGGATGCCACCGCGGCACTGATTGCTGGCGGTACCGAGCTGACTGGGCACTTCTCCAACCCGCCGTTCCAGGACCAGGCCCTGGCCAACCCGAACGTGCATGTGGTGCTCAACACCTACGACCTGCTCGGCCCGAACTCGCCGACGGTGCTGTTCGCCACCGAGAAATTCCGCAACGACAACCCGAAAACCTACAAGGCGTTCGTCGAGGCATTGACTGAAGCTGCGCAGTTCGCCCAGAACGATAAAGGCGCCGCAGCCGACACTTACATCCGCGTGACCAAGGCCAAGATCGACCGTGCCGCGTTGTTGAAAATCATCGATAACCCGCAGTTCGAATTCAGCGTCACGCCGAAAAATACCTATCCGCTGGCGGAATTCCTCTACCGCGTCGGCGCCATCAAGAACAAGCCTGAATCGTGGAAGGACTACTTCTTCCAGGACGCCAAGCCCCTGCAAGGAAGTTGAGATGAACGCACCCTTGCAAGGCCACACGGCCAGCAACCTGCATACCACCGCCCCGTTACTGGCGGTGGATAACGTCAGCCTGGAATACCGTACGCCTGAGCGCGTGGTGCGGGCTACTCACCAGGTGAGTTTCGAGATCGACCCGGCCGACCGCTACGTGCTGCTCGGGCCTTCGGGCTGCGGCAAATCCACCTTGCTCAAGTCCATCGCCGGGTTTATCAAGCCTTGCGAAGGCGAGATCCGCCTGTTGGGCCAAAAGGTCGAACAACCTGGTCCGGATCGCATCGTGGTGTTCCAGGAATTCGACCAACTGCCGCCGTGGAAAACCGTCAAACAGAACGTGATGTTTCCACTGCTTGCGTCGAAAACCTTGAAGCGGCCTGAAGCCGAAGAACGTGCGTTGCATTATCTCGACAAAGTCGGCCTCACGGCCTTTGCCGATGCCTACCCACACACCCTGTCCGGCGGCATGAAAGCCCGTGTCGCCATCGCCCGTGCCTTGGCCATGCAGCCGAAAATCCTGCTGATGGACGAGCCCTTCGCCGCCCTCGACGCGCTGACCCGGCGCAAGATGCAGGAGGAGTTGCTGCTGCTCTGGGAGGAGGTGCGCTTCACCCTGTTGTTTGTCACCCACTCCATCGAAGAAGCGCTGGTGGTGGGCAATCGCATCCTGCTGTTGTCGCCCCATCCCGGGCGTGTGCGCGCGGAAATCCACAGCCATCAATACGACCTGCACAGCCTCGGTGGCGTGGCGTTCCAGGCGTCGGCGCGGCGGATTCATCGCTTGTTGTTCGATGAAGCGCCCGAAGCCGAACGTGAGTTGGGTTTTGCCGATATTCGCATCGCTTACTGAAGGGTCAACCCAATGCGCCAGGAATACGAAATTACCCTAGAACCGCTGCTCAGCGTTCCCGTGGAACGCGAGCTGCCCCTGCGCCAACGCCTGTGGCAACAAGGCTGGCTGCGCAAGGGGTTGATCTTGATCGTGCTCGCGATCCTCTGGGAAGCCGTTGCGCGCTACCAGAACAACGACCTGCTGCTGCCGAGCTTCCTGCAGACCTTTCATGCGCTTTACGACGGCCTGCTCAGTGGGGAATTGCTCAGCAAAGTCAGCATCTCGCTGGTGGTGCTGATCAAGGGCTACCTGATCGGCATCGTGCTGGCGTTTGCCCTGACCACCTTGGCGGTGTCGACCCAACTGGGCCGCGACCTGCTAAGTACACTGACCTCGATGTTCAACCCGCTGCCGGCCATCGCGCTGTTGCCGCTGGCGCTGCTGTGGTTTGGCCTGGGGCAGAACAGCCTGATTTTCGTGCTGGTGCATTCGGTGCTGTGGGCGTTGGCGCTCAACACGTACTCGGGGTTCCTCGGCGTGTCCGAGACCCTGCGCATGGCCGGCCGCAACTATGGCCTCAAGGGCATGCGCTTTGTGCTGTTCATCCTGATCCCGGCGGCACTGCCGTCGATCCTCGCGGGCCTCAAGATCGGCTGGGCGTTTGCCTGGCGCACGCTGATCGCCGCCGAGCTGGTATTCGGTGCAACAAGCGGCAAGGGTGGTCTGGGCTGGTACATCTTCCAGAACCGCAACGAGCTGTACACCGACAAGGTGTTTGCTGGCTTGGCGGTGGTGATCCTGATCGGGTTGCTG
Encoded proteins:
- a CDS encoding diiron oxygenase, whose translation is MSAADYHAIADDWERRATIRTRPRRLLEDDDKLIYPMCRQPLVLCATFLEHCPQWRDFVLVQSFYKFINDVVIFETEIVDKTARSIAKNRFSVPFPLACRVDAMTVVVDEDYHALVALDFLQQTVAMTGIQPLQPPREIELSRALPAAQAKAPAHLRDAIALIGVAIAENTVTHDVAAFAKDTSVKASIRGLMADHLFDEGRHAQFWTRLVRLYWHTASAEDRDSIAQVLPIFLAQYLTNDLQKNFDLHLIEHLDASEGLRSALRDEVTALAFPITRRHPLMDNILGFLQHSGLLQTPSVAQALGNYLPVSGRLT
- a CDS encoding DUF3050 domain-containing protein, with translation MHQPLLETAKLQLCSHSLFPEITSLRKLQLFMESHIFAVWDFMTLAKRLQRDLTCTRLPWLPPADTQAARLINEVVLSEESDEHPEGGYCSHFELYLEAMAEVGASTSPIKRFVALQRQGMEATAALREVEILPGVARFVSDTLHLALNAPTHCVAATFLHGREHVIPTIFERILQSDELIHRHAPTLCAYLKRHIELDAQDHGPAAEQLLQHLVSADPAYPQQANNAALAAVQSRIAFWDEVQASLLEVHP
- a CDS encoding GntR family transcriptional regulator; protein product: MTQKPTPLNSIKISGTIPAHLARSVIEETLRNAILDGRLPCGTAMRQQELASLFGVSRMPVREALRQLEAQSLLHVVTHKGAVVAPLIEDNSAETYELRMLLESEALRSSIPLLTETDIAEADAIIVALEQEKDYTEIGRLNRLFHMALYGKAPNQRLLKLVEHGLNEEERFLRYNLEAMGLGQTSQEDHRELLSLVAQKKIEESILTLRNHLMRGMEVITAYLNGLDAGDKKGT
- a CDS encoding TauD/TfdA dioxygenase family protein is translated as MSATSTVPTATATAQTFEIRPFPGSVGAEIIGLDLSRPVNDQDFSRIHRAHLDHHVVVFRDQRITPQQQIAFSRRFGVLQIHVLKQFLLADHPEILIVSNIIENGQSIGLGDAGKFWHSDLSYKELPSLGSMLHAQELPSEGGDTLFADMHKAWDQLPEHLRKAVEGRSAAHSYTARYSETKFEGNWRPTLTPEQLAQVAEVVHPIVRTHPETGRKALFVSEGFTTRIVGLPEDESRDLLAQLYAHSVLPHNIYRHQWQPHDLVFWDNRSLIHLAAGCPSHLRRKLFRTTIQGDAPF
- a CDS encoding ABC transporter substrate-binding protein, whose product is MSRKLPFARLAATVGLGVSLLAGGLVAPAAAQAEGEIRIAEQFGIVYLLLNVVRDQNLIEKYGKQEGIDIKVDWTQLSGGAAVNDALLSGSIDIAGAGVGPLLTIWDRTHGKQNVKAVASLGNFPYYLVSNNPQVKTIADFTEKDRIAVPAVGVSVQSRFLQYAAAKQWGDKAFNRLDKYTVAVPHPDATAALIAGGTELTGHFSNPPFQDQALANPNVHVVLNTYDLLGPNSPTVLFATEKFRNDNPKTYKAFVEALTEAAQFAQNDKGAAADTYIRVTKAKIDRAALLKIIDNPQFEFSVTPKNTYPLAEFLYRVGAIKNKPESWKDYFFQDAKPLQGS
- a CDS encoding ABC transporter ATP-binding protein, which translates into the protein MNAPLQGHTASNLHTTAPLLAVDNVSLEYRTPERVVRATHQVSFEIDPADRYVLLGPSGCGKSTLLKSIAGFIKPCEGEIRLLGQKVEQPGPDRIVVFQEFDQLPPWKTVKQNVMFPLLASKTLKRPEAEERALHYLDKVGLTAFADAYPHTLSGGMKARVAIARALAMQPKILLMDEPFAALDALTRRKMQEELLLLWEEVRFTLLFVTHSIEEALVVGNRILLLSPHPGRVRAEIHSHQYDLHSLGGVAFQASARRIHRLLFDEAPEAERELGFADIRIAY
- a CDS encoding ABC transporter permease codes for the protein MRQEYEITLEPLLSVPVERELPLRQRLWQQGWLRKGLILIVLAILWEAVARYQNNDLLLPSFLQTFHALYDGLLSGELLSKVSISLVVLIKGYLIGIVLAFALTTLAVSTQLGRDLLSTLTSMFNPLPAIALLPLALLWFGLGQNSLIFVLVHSVLWALALNTYSGFLGVSETLRMAGRNYGLKGMRFVLFILIPAALPSILAGLKIGWAFAWRTLIAAELVFGATSGKGGLGWYIFQNRNELYTDKVFAGLAVVILIGLLVENLVFDTFERLTVKRWGMQR